One window of Chryseobacterium indologenes genomic DNA carries:
- a CDS encoding VOC family protein, with the protein MKPKMIWANLAVADLERTQKFYTELGFKPNNPHTSNELVSFFAGENEFIIHFFLKNIIERNLKTMKFGDPQTSNEIIFTLSASSKEQVNEWAQEVKNAGGTIVSEPESFGENYYGFVFADPDGHKFNVFYM; encoded by the coding sequence ATGAAACCTAAAATGATTTGGGCCAATCTGGCCGTAGCCGATCTTGAACGCACTCAGAAATTTTATACAGAACTGGGATTCAAGCCCAATAATCCACACACTTCTAATGAATTGGTAAGCTTTTTTGCAGGTGAAAATGAATTTATTATTCACTTTTTCTTAAAAAACATCATAGAAAGGAACCTAAAAACAATGAAATTTGGAGATCCTCAAACTTCCAATGAGATCATCTTTACCCTTTCCGCATCAAGTAAAGAACAGGTAAATGAATGGGCTCAAGAGGTTAAAAATGCCGGAGGAACTATTGTTTCAGAACCGGAGAGTTTTGGAGAAAACTATTATGGATTTGTATTTGCAGACCCTGATGGGCACAAGTTTAATGTTTTTTATATGTAA
- a CDS encoding YaiO family outer membrane beta-barrel protein, translating to MKRYSTFLFALLFPITMYSQQNLSADELFVKARNAAFEQKDYPASIALAKEALEKAPNYTDISVFLGRLYTWNKDLVSARAVFEELGKKEVQDEDYFLAYASLEYWNDQNTKAIEILDKGLSYHPKSETLLLLKAKVYFGMDNYEEADKAVTTLLTINPKNTEARALAVRINELNSKNAVGIVYNYSHFDKQFDDDWHIVGVSYKRITPIGSVILRGNYANKFAQSGTQIELEAYPRLSKMFYLYVGGGYSDDVGLFPKYRTGVSLNANLPHSFEAEIGYRQLYFNSNIWMYTAAVGKYYKNFWFNLRTYITPDSKNISHSYTGTVRYYTKGAQDYFAFQIGTGISPEENRNNLLENETFKLKTFKIGGEYNFSYHSNLFSIGTMYYNQEYRPGEKGNQFDITLGYTRKF from the coding sequence ATGAAAAGATATTCAACCTTTTTATTTGCATTACTTTTTCCAATTACAATGTATAGTCAGCAGAATTTATCCGCTGATGAATTATTCGTTAAAGCCCGAAATGCTGCTTTTGAACAGAAAGACTATCCTGCATCTATTGCTCTGGCTAAAGAGGCATTGGAAAAAGCACCTAATTATACGGATATTTCAGTTTTCCTGGGAAGGTTGTATACCTGGAACAAAGATCTGGTTTCTGCAAGGGCTGTATTTGAAGAACTTGGTAAAAAAGAGGTTCAGGATGAAGATTATTTTCTGGCCTATGCTTCATTGGAATATTGGAATGATCAGAATACAAAAGCTATTGAAATCTTAGATAAAGGACTCTCCTATCATCCTAAATCCGAAACATTGTTATTGCTGAAAGCGAAAGTGTATTTTGGGATGGATAATTACGAGGAAGCAGATAAAGCTGTAACTACGCTTTTGACCATCAATCCTAAAAATACTGAAGCAAGGGCTCTCGCGGTAAGAATCAATGAACTTAATTCCAAAAATGCAGTAGGAATTGTATATAATTATTCTCATTTTGACAAGCAGTTTGATGACGACTGGCATATTGTGGGAGTAAGCTATAAAAGGATTACTCCTATTGGTTCTGTGATTCTTCGCGGAAATTATGCCAATAAATTTGCCCAGAGCGGCACACAGATTGAACTGGAGGCTTACCCAAGGCTTTCTAAAATGTTCTACCTGTATGTTGGCGGAGGATATTCTGATGATGTCGGCTTGTTTCCGAAGTACCGAACCGGAGTTTCCCTGAACGCCAATCTTCCCCATAGTTTTGAAGCAGAAATAGGTTACCGCCAGCTTTATTTCAACAGCAATATCTGGATGTATACCGCTGCCGTAGGAAAATATTATAAAAATTTCTGGTTTAATCTGCGTACTTATATCACTCCAGACAGCAAGAATATTTCACATTCTTATACGGGAACTGTAAGGTATTATACAAAAGGTGCCCAGGATTATTTTGCTTTTCAGATTGGAACCGGGATCAGTCCGGAAGAAAACCGAAACAACCTTCTGGAAAATGAAACCTTTAAGCTTAAAACGTTTAAAATAGGAGGTGAATACAATTTCTCCTACCATTCCAATCTGTTTTCTATAGGAACCATGTATTACAACCAGGAATACCGTCCGGGTGAAAAAGGGAATCAGTTTGACATTACATTAGGCTATACCAGAAAGTTTTAG
- a CDS encoding threonine aldolase family protein, with the protein MKFSFKNDYSEGCHPNILQALTKSNFEQQAGYGEDEYSLKAKTLIKEKINNQDSEVFLVSGGTQANLIVISAILKPYQCAISAAPGHILNNETGAIEATGHKVLSIETPDGKLRPSDIIPVLEGHSNVPHQVMPKLVYISNSTELGTIYQAKELEELSAFCKEKKLYLFMDGARLGHGLTSEISDLTLEKVAFLTDVFYLGGTKNGALIGEAIVINNPVLQEDFAFNIKQKGALLAKGRLLGIQFMELMKDNLYFDLAKHANQQAMKIKNALQKKGVTFLADTYTNQIFPIVSNELISVLSESFEFFVWKKVDENFSVIRLITSWNTGDEAVNRFIEIIETELP; encoded by the coding sequence ATGAAATTTTCATTCAAAAACGACTATTCAGAGGGATGTCACCCGAATATTCTACAAGCGCTTACAAAAAGTAATTTTGAACAGCAGGCCGGATATGGAGAAGATGAGTATTCATTAAAAGCTAAAACATTAATTAAAGAAAAAATCAACAATCAGGATTCTGAAGTTTTTTTGGTTTCAGGAGGAACGCAGGCGAACTTAATTGTTATTTCAGCGATTTTAAAGCCATATCAATGCGCTATTTCTGCCGCTCCCGGCCATATTCTGAATAACGAAACAGGAGCCATTGAAGCCACTGGTCATAAAGTATTGAGCATTGAAACTCCAGATGGAAAACTAAGACCGTCGGACATTATCCCGGTTTTGGAAGGGCATAGTAATGTACCGCATCAGGTAATGCCTAAGCTGGTGTATATATCCAATTCTACAGAGCTGGGAACCATTTATCAGGCAAAAGAGCTGGAAGAGCTTTCAGCATTTTGTAAAGAAAAGAAATTATACCTGTTTATGGATGGAGCGCGGTTAGGACATGGGCTGACCTCAGAAATCAGTGATCTTACTCTCGAAAAAGTAGCTTTTCTTACGGATGTTTTCTACCTTGGAGGAACCAAAAACGGGGCGTTGATAGGAGAGGCTATTGTCATTAATAATCCCGTTCTTCAGGAGGATTTTGCATTTAATATCAAACAGAAAGGGGCGTTATTAGCTAAAGGAAGACTGCTGGGAATACAGTTTATGGAGCTGATGAAAGACAATCTGTATTTTGATCTGGCGAAACATGCCAATCAGCAGGCTATGAAAATTAAAAATGCATTGCAGAAAAAAGGAGTAACATTTCTTGCAGATACCTATACCAATCAGATTTTTCCTATTGTAAGCAATGAACTTATAAGTGTACTCTCTGAAAGTTTTGAATTTTTTGTCTGGAAAAAAGTAGATGAGAATTTTTCGGTAATACGTCTTATTACTTCCTGGAATACAGGTGATGAAGCAGTAAACCGGTTTATTGAAATTATTGAAACGGAATTACCATAA
- a CDS encoding SRPBCC domain-containing protein has protein sequence MELKTKIHAEDGKQEIFITREFDLPVELLFKAYTEAELFEQWMGTKVTKFENKQHGSYRFETSNPQGDVVFSANGTIHEVIDNEKIIRTFQMENTPFPVQIEFLEFEKITDTTSKLTIQTIYKSVDFRDQMLKLPFAQGINMAHNRLQEMFKRENR, from the coding sequence ATGGAACTTAAAACAAAAATTCACGCAGAAGACGGAAAACAGGAAATTTTCATCACCAGAGAATTTGATCTTCCGGTAGAACTCCTTTTCAAAGCGTATACAGAAGCAGAACTCTTTGAACAATGGATGGGCACCAAAGTGACAAAATTTGAAAACAAACAACACGGAAGTTATCGTTTTGAAACCTCCAATCCACAAGGTGACGTAGTTTTCAGCGCCAATGGAACGATTCACGAAGTAATAGATAATGAGAAAATTATAAGAACTTTTCAGATGGAAAACACTCCTTTTCCTGTTCAGATCGAGTTTTTAGAATTTGAAAAAATAACGGATACCACCAGCAAACTTACGATCCAGACGATATATAAATCTGTAGATTTCAGGGACCAGATGTTGAAATTGCCGTTCGCACAGGGAATTAATATGGCGCATAATCGTTTGCAGGAAATGTTTAAAAGAGAAAATAGATAA
- a CDS encoding YdcF family protein — translation MKFLLDLLFRVLQLFTEPYFLLFLAVVIIALLKRKNKRKNLRIGIGISVVLIIIFIGNGFLGKLISGYLQNSYTHTSQVKNTTAQNPVIVVLGGGVVDVNNTEKLHTMSYSRIVTAYQLYHEFRKNNTPCKIVISGKGSGHTSEAELFSENFKKMGVSDADIIKEDKSMNTYQNAKFSSPIIKKLSSTSVYLVTSGFHMKRSVSLFQIFGLKPIPQASDFIDTEITAFPNSYNAAFTFVMLKEVVGIWQVQLYNSLGVNK, via the coding sequence ATGAAATTTTTACTGGACCTTTTATTCCGTGTTTTACAGCTTTTTACAGAACCTTATTTCTTATTATTTCTTGCAGTAGTTATTATTGCTCTGTTGAAAAGAAAAAATAAACGCAAAAATCTAAGAATAGGAATTGGAATATCAGTAGTTTTAATCATCATCTTTATAGGAAATGGTTTTCTGGGGAAACTCATCTCTGGATATTTACAGAATAGTTATACCCATACTTCGCAGGTGAAGAATACAACTGCTCAGAATCCCGTTATTGTTGTACTTGGCGGTGGAGTTGTAGACGTTAACAATACTGAAAAATTGCATACAATGTCTTATTCCAGAATCGTTACAGCTTATCAGCTGTATCATGAATTCAGGAAAAATAATACGCCTTGTAAAATAGTAATTTCCGGAAAGGGAAGTGGTCATACCAGTGAAGCAGAATTATTCAGTGAAAACTTTAAAAAAATGGGAGTATCAGATGCTGATATCATTAAGGAAGATAAAAGCATGAATACCTATCAAAATGCAAAATTCTCAAGCCCGATTATAAAAAAGCTGTCTTCTACAAGTGTGTATCTGGTTACTTCAGGTTTTCATATGAAAAGATCTGTTTCTCTGTTTCAGATATTTGGCTTAAAACCTATTCCGCAGGCATCAGATTTTATTGATACTGAAATAACGGCCTTTCCCAATAGCTATAATGCAGCATTTACTTTTGTCATGCTTAAAGAGGTCGTAGGAATATGGCAGGTGCAGTTATATAACAGTTTGGGAGTGAATAAATAA
- a CDS encoding IS3 family transposase (programmed frameshift), with amino-acid sequence MKKSKFTESQIVFALKQSETGVKVQEICRKMGISEATYYNWKKKYGGLGISELRRLRQLEEENSQLKKLVADLSLDKQILQDVLKKKVLKPAQKRGLASEIHDNYKVSLRRSCDLVILQRTVYYYQSHRRDDTALRMRLVELSQIRVRYGIQRLQVLLRREGWKDNHKRVYRIYCEEGLNLRRKKNKRIKSARNRKPTDGTSSSLHECWSMDFMSDALFDGKRFRLFTLVDNYSRKCLAIEAGISIKGENVTEILKNITFEEKVFPERIKIDNGPEFISKELDRWAYEKNVELEFSRPGKPTDNAFIESFNGSLRDECLSVNWFLSLQDAQEKLNAWKLDYNDYRPHSSLGNLTPNEFIEMQSKKQISLF; translated from the exons ATGAAAAAGAGCAAATTCACGGAGAGCCAGATTGTCTTCGCCTTAAAGCAATCTGAGACAGGGGTCAAGGTTCAGGAAATCTGTCGTAAAATGGGCATCAGTGAGGCAACCTATTACAATTGGAAAAAGAAATATGGGGGATTGGGTATTTCTGAGCTTCGGAGGTTACGACAGTTGGAAGAAGAAAATAGCCAGCTTAAGAAACTGGTTGCCGATTTAAGTTTGGATAAGCAAATTCTACAGGATGTTTTGAAAA AAAAAGTTCTGAAGCCAGCTCAAAAACGTGGGTTGGCTTCAGAAATACATGATAATTATAAGGTATCATTAAGAAGAAGCTGTGATTTGGTAATTCTGCAACGAACGGTTTATTACTATCAATCTCACCGTAGGGATGATACGGCCCTTAGAATGCGGCTGGTGGAGCTTTCACAAATTCGTGTCCGTTATGGCATTCAACGCTTGCAAGTTCTTCTCAGGCGTGAGGGTTGGAAAGATAATCATAAACGAGTGTATCGGATTTATTGTGAGGAAGGCTTGAATCTGCGTAGAAAGAAGAACAAGAGAATAAAATCCGCAAGAAACAGAAAGCCTACGGATGGTACATCCTCCAGTTTACACGAATGCTGGAGCATGGATTTCATGAGCGATGCCTTGTTTGATGGGAAGAGATTTAGGCTTTTCACTTTAGTTGATAATTATAGTAGAAAATGCTTGGCCATTGAGGCGGGAATTTCCATCAAGGGAGAAAACGTCACAGAAATATTAAAAAACATTACCTTTGAAGAGAAGGTTTTTCCCGAGCGTATCAAAATAGATAATGGTCCTGAATTTATCAGCAAGGAATTGGATAGATGGGCTTATGAAAAGAATGTAGAATTGGAATTCTCCAGACCTGGAAAACCTACTGATAATGCATTTATAGAGAGCTTTAACGGTTCATTGAGGGATGAGTGTCTAAGCGTAAATTGGTTTTTGTCGCTTCAGGATGCACAGGAAAAATTAAATGCATGGAAGTTGGATTATAATGATTACAGACCGCATAGCTCATTAGGAAATCTAACCCCGAATGAGTTCATCGAAATGCAATCAAAAAAGCAAATTTCTCTATTTTAG
- a CDS encoding XRE family transcriptional regulator: MSIFSNNIRFLRAKRKLSQQNVADELMISRVRYSKYENGISEPPIELLVKISKYFHVSIDLMLSVDIQKYPMDDMLKLPDNRIVLPVAVDTHGNDTIEIIPQKASMGYLEGYSDVDYIESLQRIALPFLTNGKYRAFPADGDSMPPFRSGSYIVGKYVEGINDLKQGKTYVFVTLNDGITYKRFKERKENAICVSADNSFYEPYEIPFEEVVEIWQYASGIFPEDFEPGDYESYNFKEMFRELRQDIKDLDKKVSGRRRK, encoded by the coding sequence ATGTCAATTTTTTCAAATAATATACGCTTCTTAAGAGCCAAGAGAAAGCTCTCCCAACAAAATGTAGCTGATGAACTGATGATCTCCAGAGTCCGTTATTCAAAATATGAGAACGGAATATCTGAACCTCCTATCGAACTGCTTGTAAAAATCTCCAAATATTTTCATGTGAGCATTGACCTTATGCTGTCGGTAGATATTCAGAAGTATCCTATGGATGATATGCTGAAATTGCCGGACAACAGAATTGTGCTTCCGGTTGCGGTAGACACACATGGGAATGATACTATAGAGATTATCCCCCAAAAAGCTTCTATGGGATATCTGGAAGGTTACAGTGATGTAGATTATATTGAAAGTCTTCAGCGTATTGCTCTTCCTTTTCTTACGAATGGAAAATACAGAGCATTCCCTGCGGATGGGGATTCTATGCCTCCATTCAGAAGCGGTTCCTATATTGTAGGAAAATATGTGGAAGGAATTAATGATTTGAAACAAGGGAAAACCTATGTTTTTGTTACATTGAATGATGGGATTACCTATAAACGTTTTAAGGAAAGAAAAGAAAATGCAATCTGTGTAAGTGCTGACAATTCTTTTTATGAGCCTTATGAGATACCGTTTGAAGAAGTTGTAGAAATCTGGCAGTATGCTTCAGGAATTTTTCCGGAAGATTTTGAGCCTGGTGACTATGAAAGCTATAATTTTAAAGAAATGTTCCGTGAGCTGAGACAGGACATCAAAGATCTTGATAAAAAGGTTTCCGGCCGCCGCCGTAAATAG
- a CDS encoding YdeI/OmpD-associated family protein, protein MNPKVNFFFDKSQQWHKEFEKLRIIALSTELVEDLKWGCPCYTYEGKNIFLIHGFKEYCAILFFKGALMKDPDHILIQQSKNVQAARQVRFTDVEQINDLEDVLRSYMFEAVEIEESGAKVEMKKTKEFEMAEEFQNRLDQDPALQEAFKALTPGRQRAYLLHFSSAKQSKTREARIEKCIPQIMDGIGLNDSL, encoded by the coding sequence ATGAATCCAAAAGTCAATTTCTTCTTTGATAAAAGCCAGCAATGGCACAAAGAATTTGAAAAATTAAGAATAATAGCCTTAAGCACCGAACTTGTAGAAGATTTAAAATGGGGATGCCCATGTTATACCTATGAAGGGAAAAATATTTTCCTGATCCACGGTTTTAAAGAATATTGTGCAATCCTCTTCTTTAAAGGAGCTTTGATGAAAGACCCGGATCATATTCTGATCCAGCAGTCTAAAAATGTACAGGCTGCAAGACAGGTTCGCTTTACAGACGTAGAGCAAATCAATGATTTGGAAGATGTTCTTCGCAGCTATATGTTTGAAGCCGTTGAAATTGAAGAATCAGGTGCTAAAGTTGAAATGAAGAAAACTAAAGAGTTTGAAATGGCTGAAGAGTTTCAGAACAGACTGGATCAGGATCCGGCATTGCAGGAAGCTTTCAAAGCATTAACTCCAGGAAGACAAAGAGCTTACCTGCTCCACTTTTCCTCTGCCAAACAGTCCAAAACCCGGGAAGCCCGCATTGAAAAATGCATTCCACAAATCATGGACGGAATAGGATTAAACGATTCACTATAA
- a CDS encoding DoxX family protein — protein MNTPQQSQKRTKIIYWVFTLWMALGMVSTAIVQLMKSKDELLNFTNLGYPSYLMTIIGTWKILGVIAILIPKRLLLKEWAYAGFFFVMSGAVISHLIVGDTAGRTFPAVLLLVLVIISWYFRPSDRKITIID, from the coding sequence ATGAACACACCACAACAATCACAAAAAAGAACAAAGATCATCTATTGGGTATTTACGCTTTGGATGGCCCTTGGAATGGTTTCCACAGCAATTGTACAACTGATGAAAAGCAAAGATGAACTGCTCAACTTCACCAATTTGGGTTATCCTTCTTACCTGATGACCATTATCGGAACATGGAAAATATTAGGCGTTATTGCCATACTGATTCCAAAACGTCTGCTGTTAAAAGAATGGGCTTATGCCGGATTTTTCTTTGTGATGTCAGGCGCTGTCATTTCCCATCTTATTGTGGGTGATACGGCAGGAAGAACTTTTCCGGCAGTATTATTATTGGTATTGGTCATTATTTCCTGGTATTTCAGACCTTCAGACAGAAAAATTACTATTATAGATTAA
- a CDS encoding DUF4256 domain-containing protein — translation MKKKLSPEQTNELLQTLKARFEKNMNRHKDLKWEKIQQKLEADPEKIWSLHEMETTEGEPDIIDYNKKTDEYSFVDCSPESPKRRSLCYDYPAWDARKANKPESNVIDKAKEMGIELLTEEQYRSLQELGKFDQKTSSWIKTPSQVRELGGALFCDRRYNTVFTYHNGADSYYAARGFRGILKI, via the coding sequence ATGAAAAAGAAACTGTCCCCAGAACAAACCAACGAACTTTTACAAACATTAAAAGCCCGTTTTGAAAAAAATATGAACCGTCACAAGGACCTGAAATGGGAAAAAATCCAGCAAAAACTGGAAGCCGACCCTGAGAAAATCTGGTCTTTACACGAAATGGAAACTACAGAAGGTGAACCCGACATCATAGATTACAATAAGAAAACAGATGAATACTCTTTCGTTGACTGTTCCCCGGAAAGCCCGAAACGCAGAAGCCTTTGCTATGATTATCCAGCCTGGGATGCCAGAAAAGCCAACAAACCGGAAAGCAACGTCATCGATAAAGCTAAAGAAATGGGTATTGAACTTTTAACTGAGGAACAATACCGCAGCCTTCAAGAACTTGGAAAGTTTGATCAAAAGACCTCAAGCTGGATAAAAACACCATCACAGGTAAGAGAACTTGGCGGCGCTCTTTTCTGTGACAGACGATACAACACCGTATTCACCTACCACAATGGTGCAGATTCTTATTATGCAGCAAGAGGATTTAGAGGAATACTAAAAATATAA
- a CDS encoding bacteriocin-like protein: MKNLKKLDRNELKAISGNGLLDPIGGLLGGLGGVVGGVVGGVGTIVGGVVTGVGSTVGGVVGGVSTVVTNALCQTQCVVNGVIHIKLLECGSTC, from the coding sequence ATGAAAAACTTAAAAAAATTAGACAGAAACGAATTAAAAGCTATTTCAGGTAACGGATTACTAGATCCAATCGGCGGACTTCTAGGTGGACTAGGAGGTGTTGTAGGTGGAGTAGTAGGCGGAGTAGGTACTATCGTTGGTGGCGTAGTTACTGGCGTAGGATCTACAGTAGGTGGTGTAGTTGGCGGTGTAAGCACTGTTGTAACTAACGCTTTATGCCAGACACAATGTGTTGTTAATGGTGTAATCCACATCAAATTACTTGAGTGCGGATCAACTTGCTAG
- a CDS encoding ArsR/SmtB family transcription factor, with protein sequence MNLRRDVFQAIADPTRRSILMLVAAQSMTAGAIASNFDTARPTVSKHLQILTECELLRSEQNGREIIYHLNPNKMKEIADFIEPFRKMWDEKFNKLESVMKAYQNNSDKR encoded by the coding sequence ATGAATTTAAGAAGAGATGTTTTTCAGGCAATAGCAGATCCTACGAGACGATCTATATTGATGTTGGTGGCGGCACAGTCGATGACAGCGGGAGCCATTGCTTCTAATTTTGATACGGCGAGACCTACCGTTTCAAAGCATCTCCAGATCCTTACAGAATGCGAACTGCTAAGATCTGAACAAAACGGCCGCGAAATAATCTATCACCTAAATCCCAATAAAATGAAAGAAATAGCCGATTTTATAGAACCCTTCCGCAAAATGTGGGACGAGAAATTCAATAAGCTGGAAAGTGTAATGAAAGCGTATCAAAACAATAGTGATAAGAGATAA
- a CDS encoding O-methyltransferase yields MSTVLKTFVAYLKRPALYPELGRKIIKNTVSRRSPFKGKAKTNSWAASIAISQKTAVSWLFSMDTDQFRNTYADILEKAIAKEAQCPITMGGPGALELIYYACEYTKAQNVLETGVAYGWSSLAILLSLQKRNGTLYSSDMPYLAQDGDEYVGCVVPENLKKYWKLFRFADRESLPKIFKQVSSFDVFHYDSDKSYHGRMWAYHQIYKRLKPGAVFISDDIGDNSAYQDFCTKKNINTTVVEYSGKYIGIFIKQ; encoded by the coding sequence ATGTCAACAGTTCTCAAAACATTTGTAGCGTATCTTAAAAGGCCTGCTCTTTATCCTGAACTGGGCAGAAAAATTATTAAAAATACGGTAAGCAGAAGAAGCCCATTCAAAGGAAAAGCAAAAACAAATTCCTGGGCTGCATCCATAGCAATTTCTCAAAAAACAGCAGTATCCTGGCTTTTCTCTATGGATACTGACCAATTCAGAAATACCTATGCTGATATTCTGGAAAAAGCAATTGCAAAAGAAGCACAATGCCCTATTACAATGGGTGGTCCCGGCGCACTGGAGCTTATTTATTATGCATGTGAATATACAAAAGCTCAGAATGTCCTTGAAACCGGAGTAGCTTATGGATGGTCTTCTTTGGCCATATTACTTTCTCTTCAAAAGAGAAACGGAACACTGTACAGCTCAGATATGCCTTATCTTGCTCAGGATGGTGATGAGTATGTAGGTTGTGTTGTCCCTGAAAACCTTAAAAAATATTGGAAGTTATTCCGTTTTGCAGATAGAGAATCTTTACCGAAAATTTTCAAACAGGTTTCTTCTTTTGATGTCTTTCACTATGATTCTGACAAAAGCTACCACGGAAGGATGTGGGCTTATCATCAAATTTATAAAAGATTGAAACCCGGTGCAGTCTTTATCAGTGATGATATTGGCGACAACTCAGCTTATCAGGATTTCTGTACTAAAAAAAATATTAACACTACTGTTGTAGAATATAGCGGAAAATACATTGGTATTTTTATAAAACAATAA
- the xth gene encoding exodeoxyribonuclease III, with product MKIATYNVNGVNGRLPVLLKWLKEASPDIVCLQELKAPQERFPVEEINKAGYEAIWNGQKSWNGVAILAKNKEITEVQRSLPGDPEDVQSRYIEAIIDKMVICCLYLPNGNPYPGPKFDYKLSWIKRFKRRTSQLITMELPAILIGDFNIIPEPIDVYKPERWENDALYRTEVRKAYKDLQKKGWLDAIRSLYPEEKIYTFWDYLYKAYDRNAGMRLDHILLSPYLQNRLQSGGVDSHVRGWEKSSDHAPVWIELADEL from the coding sequence ATGAAAATAGCTACCTATAATGTCAACGGAGTCAACGGACGTCTGCCTGTTTTACTGAAATGGCTGAAAGAAGCCTCACCAGATATTGTCTGCCTTCAGGAATTAAAAGCACCTCAGGAACGTTTTCCTGTAGAGGAAATTAACAAAGCAGGCTATGAGGCGATCTGGAATGGACAAAAAAGCTGGAATGGAGTTGCTATACTGGCGAAAAACAAAGAAATAACAGAGGTACAAAGATCTTTACCCGGAGATCCCGAAGATGTTCAAAGCCGTTATATTGAAGCCATCATTGATAAAATGGTCATCTGCTGTCTTTATCTCCCGAATGGCAATCCTTATCCCGGACCTAAATTCGATTATAAATTATCCTGGATCAAACGTTTTAAAAGAAGAACCAGCCAACTTATCACCATGGAACTTCCCGCTATCCTTATTGGCGATTTTAATATCATTCCGGAACCTATTGACGTCTACAAACCCGAACGCTGGGAAAATGATGCCCTGTACAGAACAGAGGTAAGAAAAGCCTACAAAGATCTTCAGAAGAAAGGATGGCTTGATGCGATACGCAGTCTTTATCCCGAAGAAAAAATATACACCTTCTGGGATTATTTATATAAAGCTTATGACAGGAATGCAGGCATGAGGCTGGACCATATTTTACTGAGTCCTTATCTGCAGAACCGGCTGCAGTCCGGTGGAGTAGACAGTCATGTACGCGGCTGGGAAAAAAGCAGCGATCATGCTCCTGTGTGGATTGAGCTCGCAGACGAATTATAA
- a CDS encoding DMT family transporter translates to MKKSYLLLHLAVVLAGFTGVFGKLISLNEGLLTWYRVLFSCIILFFILKIFKIPNTASAKEKMKIAQAGLLITLHWVLFYASIKYSNISIGVVCYCLTSFFTALFKPVIERQKFRLSELGLSTLTLLGISLIFHFDASYQLGIILGVFSSAVAALYTIYNERLVQRFDSIVINYYQMLAGTVCLGAILPIYLLYFKADSIVPDLKDTAYLGLLALFCTVGLYVIFAEVLKKIPAFTVNLTFNLEPVYAIIIAFLFFDESKEVNLSFYIGLAFIIASVVLQTLISIKKAKK, encoded by the coding sequence ATGAAAAAATCATATTTATTATTGCATCTGGCCGTAGTATTGGCCGGATTTACAGGGGTATTCGGAAAATTAATATCACTTAATGAAGGTCTTTTAACCTGGTACAGAGTTCTGTTCTCCTGTATTATTCTGTTTTTCATTCTGAAAATATTTAAAATTCCCAATACTGCTTCAGCAAAAGAAAAAATGAAAATCGCTCAAGCAGGACTTCTTATTACTTTACATTGGGTACTTTTCTATGCAAGTATCAAATATTCCAATATATCAATTGGAGTTGTATGCTATTGTCTCACAAGCTTTTTTACAGCTTTATTTAAACCAGTCATTGAACGACAGAAATTCAGGTTATCAGAATTGGGACTCAGTACTTTGACACTTCTGGGAATCAGTCTCATCTTTCATTTTGATGCATCTTATCAGCTGGGAATTATTCTAGGGGTATTTTCTTCAGCAGTTGCGGCGCTTTACACTATTTATAATGAACGTCTGGTTCAGCGTTTTGACAGTATTGTTATCAACTATTACCAGATGCTTGCCGGTACTGTTTGCCTCGGAGCAATTTTGCCCATATACCTCCTCTATTTCAAAGCAGATAGCATAGTTCCTGACTTAAAAGACACGGCTTATTTGGGGCTTTTAGCACTTTTTTGTACTGTAGGACTGTATGTGATATTTGCTGAAGTTTTGAAGAAAATTCCGGCCTTTACGGTTAACTTAACCTTCAATCTGGAGCCGGTATATGCTATCATTATTGCTTTTTTATTTTTCGATGAAAGCAAAGAAGTTAATCTTTCATTTTATATCGGATTGGCATTTATTATTGCTTCTGTAGTTTTGCAGACATTGATTTCGATTAAGAAAGCAAAAAAATAA